A part of Myxococcus landrumus genomic DNA contains:
- a CDS encoding DPP IV N-terminal domain-containing protein: MRLPLVSLGVLLVSLSSARAQEPGASAPTSPFAPVPDARVQERLDFADRFSRWVTLMRDSRVVPKWLREGDRLVFWAREGDDGGTWMLAHAKTGALQPLVSGESLREQLSTLLGKPVTAPRFVEVAIAPDEQGIVFRLEGKTFGLGLTGGRVTLLAPEDRAALRLSRTHFLAPKGGAVAVQRPGGFAVLGADGATVVERAGEEFLEWRIPERAWSPDGRFLAVWREDARGVHKVPVVDYSSALEKVTTVPYSKSGTPLLRAELHLVEVSTGKVTRVAPVEGETYDWLAGWNPEGTQALCLHLSRDGKRLDLTGVEPVSGQRRRVLREERPETFVAGLDFATDRWAKQVTALPEGRGYLWLSERDGWRHVYLYDGAGKLVRQLTRGAFPVHEVLGVSARGDAFYVTASAERDAPYEHLFYRGSMKGGVLKRLSSGSGMHYVVMSPSREHYLDSWSTRTMPRVRELASVEGGKRVRLTTADASAVEALGYVPPEGFTVKAADGVTPLYGVLYKPRDFDPSKRYPVLAYIYAGPFMTVVPWSYAGDAMPQIASGLSQLGFIVMLLDPRGGPGRSKAFQDAHYGRVGQTEIPDYVTGMKQVAATRPWMDLERVGIHGHSWGGYFALRGMLTAPDFFKAGYAGAPGALEEEAIINEPYLNLPGVNPQGYADGSNFALAGNLKGPLKMMHGTGDVNATLSVTMRMADALIRAGKHFEMLIMPGQPHTPMGGAYRYYHDDLGLFFLRTLGAPR; this comes from the coding sequence ATGCGACTTCCTCTCGTGTCCCTGGGTGTGCTGCTCGTGTCGTTGTCGAGTGCGCGAGCCCAGGAGCCAGGTGCCTCGGCGCCCACCTCCCCATTCGCTCCCGTGCCGGACGCGCGCGTCCAGGAGCGGTTGGACTTCGCGGACCGGTTCAGCCGGTGGGTGACGTTGATGCGAGACAGCCGCGTCGTGCCGAAGTGGCTGCGGGAGGGAGACCGGCTGGTCTTCTGGGCTCGCGAGGGTGACGACGGCGGCACGTGGATGCTGGCGCACGCGAAGACCGGCGCGCTCCAGCCGTTGGTGTCCGGCGAATCCCTCCGGGAGCAGTTGTCCACGCTGTTGGGCAAGCCCGTCACGGCGCCGCGCTTCGTGGAGGTGGCCATCGCGCCGGATGAGCAGGGCATCGTGTTCCGGCTGGAGGGGAAGACCTTCGGGCTGGGCCTGACGGGAGGACGCGTCACCCTGCTCGCGCCGGAGGACCGCGCCGCGCTGAGGTTGTCCCGCACCCACTTCCTCGCGCCGAAGGGGGGCGCCGTGGCCGTGCAGCGCCCGGGAGGCTTCGCGGTGCTGGGCGCGGATGGCGCCACGGTGGTGGAGCGCGCGGGAGAGGAGTTCCTCGAGTGGCGGATTCCGGAGCGGGCATGGTCCCCGGACGGACGCTTCCTCGCGGTGTGGCGGGAGGATGCGAGGGGCGTCCACAAGGTCCCCGTGGTGGACTACTCCAGCGCGCTGGAGAAGGTGACGACGGTGCCGTACTCGAAGTCCGGGACGCCGCTGCTTCGCGCGGAGCTGCACCTGGTCGAGGTGTCGACGGGCAAGGTGACGCGCGTGGCTCCCGTCGAGGGCGAGACCTACGATTGGCTCGCCGGCTGGAACCCCGAGGGGACCCAGGCCCTGTGCCTTCATCTCTCGCGCGACGGGAAGCGGCTGGACCTCACCGGGGTGGAGCCGGTGTCGGGGCAGCGGCGGCGCGTGCTGCGCGAGGAGCGGCCGGAGACCTTCGTCGCCGGGTTGGACTTCGCGACGGACCGCTGGGCGAAGCAGGTGACGGCGCTGCCGGAAGGCCGCGGCTACCTGTGGTTGTCCGAGCGGGACGGCTGGCGCCACGTGTATCTGTATGACGGCGCGGGGAAGCTCGTGAGGCAGCTCACGCGCGGCGCCTTCCCCGTGCACGAGGTGTTGGGCGTGTCCGCGCGAGGGGATGCGTTCTACGTGACGGCCTCCGCGGAGCGGGACGCGCCCTACGAGCACCTCTTCTATCGGGGCAGCATGAAGGGCGGGGTGTTGAAGCGGCTGTCGTCGGGCTCGGGGATGCACTACGTCGTGATGTCGCCCTCGCGTGAGCACTACCTGGATTCATGGTCCACGCGCACCATGCCCCGGGTGCGGGAGCTGGCGAGCGTGGAGGGCGGCAAGCGCGTCAGGCTCACCACCGCGGACGCGAGCGCCGTCGAGGCCCTGGGCTACGTTCCTCCCGAGGGCTTCACGGTGAAGGCCGCGGACGGTGTCACGCCCTTGTACGGCGTGCTCTACAAGCCGCGAGACTTCGACCCCTCGAAGCGCTACCCCGTGCTCGCGTACATCTACGCGGGGCCGTTCATGACGGTCGTGCCGTGGAGCTACGCGGGGGATGCGATGCCGCAGATTGCCTCGGGCCTGTCGCAACTGGGTTTCATCGTGATGTTGCTGGACCCCAGGGGTGGACCGGGGCGGAGCAAGGCGTTCCAGGACGCGCACTATGGCCGCGTGGGGCAGACGGAGATTCCGGACTACGTCACGGGAATGAAACAGGTGGCCGCCACGCGTCCGTGGATGGACCTGGAGCGGGTGGGCATCCACGGCCACTCGTGGGGCGGCTACTTCGCGCTGCGAGGCATGCTGACGGCGCCGGACTTCTTCAAGGCGGGCTATGCGGGAGCGCCGGGCGCGTTGGAAGAGGAGGCCATCATCAACGAGCCCTACCTCAACCTGCCGGGTGTGAATCCCCAGGGTTACGCGGACGGCTCCAACTTCGCGCTCGCGGGCAACCTGAAGGGTCCCTTGAAGATGATGCACGGCACGGGGGATGTGAACGCCACGCTCTCGGTGACGATGCGCATGGCGGACGCGCTCATTCGAGCGGGCAAGCACTTCGAGATGCTCATCATGCCCGGACAGCCGCACACGCCCATGGGCGGGGCTTATCGCTACTACCATGATGACCTGGGCCTGTTTTTCCTGAGGACCCTGGGGGCGCCGCGCTGA
- the tkt gene encoding transketolase, with translation MTTDKQDLLSINTIRTLAMDAVQQAHSGHPGAPMSLAPVAYQLWQQELRYDPSQPIWPDRDRFILSNGHASMLLYALLHLAGVKRVTRDYKVEDALSVSLEDIQKFRQLDSSTPGHPEYRWTSGVETTTGPLGQGVANSVGMAIASRWQAGHFNKPGFELFSHDVYAICGDGDLMEGVASEAASIAGHLQLPNLCWLYDSNHISIDGSTDLAFTEDVGRRFEAYGWRVLRVADGNDLTSLGEALHTFKTLRGKPTLIIVTTQIAFGAPKLQGSSKAHGEPLGDEEIKGTKRNYGWPEDAKFLVPDGVRERFQERMGARGKKLREAWDARFAEYQKQYPELADELVRMQRRETPKGWDSELPTFPADAKGLATRESSGKVLNAMAKHYPWLVGGSADLNPSTKTYITGSESMKPGELAGRNIHFGVREHAMGSIVNGLCLSKVRGYGATFLIFSEYERPAIRLSALMELPAVHIFTHDSIGLGEDGPTHQPVEQLASLRAIPGLIVLRPGDANEVVEAWRIIGQQRSHPVVLVLTRQAVPTLDRTKYGAASGVAQGGYVLADAAGGKPELVLIGTGSEVSLCLDAHEKLTAEGIKSRVVSLPSWELFEQQSQEYRDSVLPPSVHARVAVEKGAAFGWERWTGLRGNIVAMRSFGASAPIKALQQKFGFTVDNVVKVAKDTLAKNKA, from the coding sequence ATGACCACCGACAAGCAGGACCTGCTGAGCATCAACACCATCCGCACCCTCGCCATGGATGCGGTCCAGCAAGCCCACTCGGGTCACCCGGGGGCGCCCATGTCCCTGGCCCCCGTGGCCTACCAGCTCTGGCAACAAGAGCTCCGGTATGACCCGTCCCAGCCCATCTGGCCGGACCGCGACCGCTTCATCCTCTCCAACGGCCACGCGTCCATGCTGCTGTACGCGCTGCTCCACCTGGCCGGCGTCAAGCGCGTCACCCGCGACTACAAGGTCGAGGACGCCCTCAGCGTCTCCCTCGAGGACATCCAGAAGTTCCGCCAGCTCGACTCGTCCACCCCCGGCCACCCCGAGTACCGGTGGACCAGCGGCGTGGAGACGACGACGGGCCCCCTGGGCCAGGGCGTCGCCAACAGCGTGGGCATGGCCATCGCCAGCCGCTGGCAGGCCGGCCACTTCAACAAGCCCGGCTTCGAGCTGTTCTCCCATGACGTCTACGCCATCTGCGGCGACGGGGACCTCATGGAAGGTGTCGCCTCCGAGGCCGCCTCCATCGCCGGCCACCTCCAGCTTCCCAACCTCTGCTGGCTCTACGACTCCAACCACATCTCCATCGACGGCAGCACCGACCTGGCCTTCACCGAGGACGTGGGCCGCCGCTTCGAGGCCTACGGATGGCGCGTGCTCCGCGTCGCCGACGGCAATGACCTGACGTCCCTGGGCGAGGCGCTGCACACCTTCAAGACCCTGCGCGGCAAGCCCACCCTCATCATCGTCACCACCCAAATCGCCTTCGGCGCCCCCAAGCTCCAGGGCTCCTCCAAGGCCCACGGCGAGCCCCTGGGCGACGAGGAAATCAAGGGCACCAAGCGCAACTACGGCTGGCCCGAGGACGCGAAGTTCCTGGTCCCCGACGGCGTGCGCGAGCGCTTCCAGGAGCGCATGGGCGCGCGCGGCAAGAAGCTGCGTGAAGCGTGGGATGCGCGCTTCGCCGAGTACCAGAAGCAGTACCCCGAGCTGGCCGACGAGCTGGTGCGCATGCAGCGCCGCGAGACGCCCAAGGGCTGGGACTCCGAGCTGCCGACGTTCCCCGCCGACGCCAAGGGCCTGGCCACCCGCGAGTCCAGCGGCAAGGTGCTCAACGCCATGGCCAAGCACTACCCGTGGCTGGTGGGCGGCTCCGCCGACCTCAACCCCTCCACGAAGACGTACATCACCGGCTCCGAGTCCATGAAGCCCGGTGAGCTGGCCGGCCGCAACATCCACTTCGGCGTGCGCGAGCACGCGATGGGCTCCATCGTCAACGGACTGTGCCTGAGCAAGGTGCGCGGCTACGGCGCCACGTTCCTCATCTTCAGCGAGTACGAGCGCCCCGCCATCCGCCTGTCCGCGCTGATGGAGCTGCCCGCGGTCCACATCTTCACGCACGACTCCATCGGCCTGGGCGAGGACGGCCCCACGCACCAGCCCGTGGAGCAGCTGGCCAGCCTGCGCGCGATTCCGGGTCTCATCGTCCTGCGCCCCGGCGACGCCAACGAGGTGGTGGAGGCGTGGCGCATCATCGGCCAGCAGCGCAGCCACCCCGTCGTCCTCGTCCTCACCCGCCAGGCCGTGCCCACGCTGGACCGCACGAAGTACGGCGCGGCCTCCGGCGTCGCCCAGGGCGGCTACGTGCTGGCGGACGCGGCGGGCGGCAAGCCGGAGCTGGTCCTCATCGGCACCGGCAGCGAAGTCTCGCTGTGCCTGGACGCCCACGAGAAGCTCACCGCCGAGGGCATCAAGTCCCGCGTCGTCAGCCTGCCCTCGTGGGAGCTGTTCGAGCAGCAGTCGCAGGAGTACCGCGACAGCGTGCTGCCGCCGTCCGTGCACGCGCGCGTCGCGGTGGAGAAGGGCGCCGCCTTCGGGTGGGAGCGCTGGACGGGTCTGCGCGGCAACATCGTCGCCATGCGCAGCTTCGGCGCGTCCGCCCCCATCAAGGCGCTCCAGCAGAAGTTCGGCTTCACCGTGGACAACGTGGTGAAGGTGGCCAAGGACACGCTCGCCAAGAACAAGGCGTAG
- a CDS encoding LysR family transcriptional regulator, which produces MDFRQLELFVAVAEELHFGRAAARVGMAQPPFSQRIRGLEAELGVELLTRTSRRVALTAAGTQLLEDARSLLARRADVIHAVQRAASGQAGTLRVGFAASSAFGVLPDIVLRFRTRFPEVKLELDDSESLDVRTALTTGALDVAIVRAPFRHEGLTVERLLRERFVLALPARHPRASQKVVALSSLANEPFVLFPRHSAPGLHDTVTSMCLAAGFSPHIHQEASSWPSVVGMVEAGLGVTIAPASSQALRPQGVVFRPLSGAPAHAELAVAFPSSHPSPAAQHFRVLAHEAVSRSGKNTSE; this is translated from the coding sequence ATGGACTTCCGTCAGCTCGAGCTCTTCGTCGCCGTGGCGGAGGAGCTGCACTTCGGACGCGCCGCCGCGCGCGTGGGCATGGCCCAGCCGCCGTTCAGCCAGCGGATTCGCGGGCTGGAGGCCGAGCTGGGTGTCGAGCTGCTCACCCGCACCAGCCGCCGCGTGGCCCTCACCGCCGCGGGGACTCAACTGCTGGAGGATGCCCGCTCGCTGCTCGCCCGGCGCGCGGACGTCATCCACGCGGTGCAGCGGGCCGCGAGCGGACAGGCGGGCACGCTGCGCGTGGGCTTCGCCGCGTCCTCGGCCTTCGGCGTGCTGCCCGACATCGTGCTCCGCTTCCGCACCCGCTTCCCAGAGGTGAAGCTGGAGCTGGATGACAGCGAGTCGCTCGACGTGCGCACCGCGCTCACCACCGGCGCCCTGGATGTGGCCATCGTCCGCGCGCCCTTCCGCCATGAGGGCCTCACTGTCGAGCGGCTGCTGAGAGAGCGCTTCGTGCTCGCGCTCCCCGCCCGGCACCCTCGGGCGAGCCAGAAGGTCGTGGCGCTGTCCTCGCTCGCCAACGAGCCCTTCGTCCTCTTCCCACGCCACTCCGCCCCCGGCCTGCATGACACCGTGACGAGCATGTGCCTGGCCGCGGGCTTCTCTCCCCACATCCACCAGGAGGCCAGCTCGTGGCCCTCCGTCGTGGGCATGGTGGAGGCGGGGCTGGGAGTCACCATCGCCCCCGCGTCGTCACAGGCCCTGCGGCCCCAGGGCGTCGTGTTCCGCCCGCTCAGCGGCGCACCCGCCCATGCGGAGCTCGCCGTGGCCTTCCCGAGCTCCCACCCCTCTCCCGCCGCGCAGCACTTCCGCGTCCTCGCACACGAAGCCGTCTCCCGCTCCGGCAAGAACACGTCCGAGTGA
- a CDS encoding vegetative protein, with protein sequence MSIANELGEMFRRELQTQLVPLRQAVNRMEEGLEALDMLRSVTFRLAPLTSRLGALAGVRPVATKQPSVLPAPAAKRGRGRRPAAQAELPLASVRAVAVKGPAARTSSDGSRACAVIGCKRPSRSKGYCSAHYQKLRLLMRTDRRPSAWVDDAKPQSVQDVKLPRGRAASKALAAQPVAAKKGKPGRKKA encoded by the coding sequence ATGTCCATTGCGAATGAGCTTGGAGAGATGTTCCGGCGTGAGCTGCAGACCCAGCTTGTGCCCCTTCGGCAGGCGGTGAACCGCATGGAGGAGGGCCTCGAGGCCCTGGACATGCTGCGTTCGGTGACCTTCCGGCTGGCGCCGTTGACCAGCAGGTTGGGGGCCTTGGCGGGAGTTCGGCCCGTCGCGACGAAGCAGCCCTCGGTGTTGCCCGCGCCCGCGGCGAAGCGCGGCCGGGGTCGTCGTCCGGCGGCGCAGGCGGAGTTGCCCCTGGCGTCCGTGCGGGCCGTGGCGGTGAAGGGCCCCGCGGCGCGGACCTCGTCGGATGGCTCGCGCGCGTGCGCCGTCATCGGGTGCAAGCGCCCCAGCCGTTCCAAGGGGTATTGCTCGGCGCACTACCAGAAGCTGCGCCTGCTGATGCGCACGGACCGTCGTCCCTCGGCGTGGGTGGACGATGCGAAGCCGCAGTCGGTGCAGGACGTGAAGCTGCCCCGTGGGCGTGCGGCCAGCAAGGCGTTGGCGGCGCAGCCCGTGGCGGCGAAGAAGGGCAAGCCGGGGCGCAAGAAGGCCTGA
- a CDS encoding S28 family serine protease, whose protein sequence is MLARHRQLRGMAGTLAVMMLAACGDSTAGRLEQAPSGEAQSQTRVVNDDIRARLEALPGVTILGDESIEDFRFFTLDFEQPADHRNPQGEKFLQRMTLFHRSVTAPMVIDTEGAEIFAEPIAAEPVDLLKGNQVTVEHRFYGTSVPASRDWRLLDVWQSAADAHRVVEVFKTIYGARWLSTGVFRGGTAAILHRYFFPNDVQGTLAYAERHSLGLRDARAAHFLANVGDAACRERLKSVQRAALARRAELTPLLEAQVAWGFTFQTVPADQALEFSVVRLPFNFWQYMGLAPYSCATIPEPTAPAQELFDFVDMVAGPAYVFSDQALLTFGEPESYQSATELGAPLYPELELWSLLRYPGAQVPTLLPPVGVTKVYNPLPMLKVELWTRLHAKQVLILDGALSPWSASAFGVEARNDSYRLVAPEGIGFYGALSALEEPRRTFFFDRLSEWAGSPVHLPQASEAKRDERSAQKLRRLHGR, encoded by the coding sequence ATGTTGGCAAGACACAGGCAGCTGCGCGGGATGGCGGGGACGCTGGCGGTGATGATGCTGGCGGCGTGTGGTGACTCGACGGCGGGAAGGCTCGAGCAAGCCCCTTCGGGTGAGGCGCAATCCCAGACGCGTGTCGTCAACGACGACATCCGCGCGCGGCTGGAGGCGCTCCCCGGCGTCACGATTCTGGGGGATGAGTCCATCGAGGACTTCCGCTTCTTCACGCTCGACTTCGAGCAGCCCGCGGACCATCGCAACCCCCAAGGGGAGAAGTTCCTCCAGCGGATGACGTTGTTCCACCGCTCGGTGACGGCGCCCATGGTCATCGACACGGAGGGCGCGGAAATCTTCGCGGAGCCCATCGCCGCCGAGCCGGTGGACCTCTTGAAGGGCAACCAGGTGACGGTGGAGCACCGCTTCTACGGCACGTCGGTGCCGGCCTCGCGTGACTGGAGGCTGCTGGATGTCTGGCAGTCCGCGGCGGATGCGCACCGCGTGGTGGAGGTCTTCAAGACGATTTACGGCGCGCGCTGGCTGTCGACGGGCGTGTTCCGCGGGGGCACGGCGGCCATCCTGCATCGCTACTTCTTCCCCAACGACGTGCAGGGCACGTTGGCGTACGCGGAGCGGCACAGCCTGGGGCTTCGGGATGCGCGCGCCGCGCACTTCCTGGCCAACGTGGGAGACGCGGCGTGCCGCGAGCGGCTGAAGTCGGTGCAGCGCGCGGCCCTGGCCCGGCGCGCGGAGCTGACGCCGCTGCTGGAGGCGCAAGTGGCGTGGGGCTTCACCTTCCAGACGGTGCCCGCGGACCAGGCGCTGGAGTTCAGCGTGGTGCGCTTGCCGTTCAACTTCTGGCAGTACATGGGGCTGGCGCCTTACAGCTGCGCCACCATCCCGGAGCCCACTGCGCCGGCGCAGGAGTTGTTCGACTTCGTGGACATGGTCGCGGGCCCCGCGTACGTCTTCTCGGACCAGGCGCTGCTGACGTTCGGCGAGCCGGAGAGCTACCAGAGCGCGACGGAGCTGGGCGCGCCGCTGTATCCGGAGCTGGAGCTGTGGTCGCTGCTGCGCTACCCCGGTGCGCAGGTGCCCACGCTGTTGCCGCCCGTGGGCGTGACGAAGGTCTACAACCCGCTCCCCATGCTGAAGGTGGAGCTGTGGACGCGGCTGCACGCGAAGCAGGTGCTCATCCTCGACGGCGCGCTGAGCCCGTGGAGTGCCTCGGCGTTCGGGGTGGAGGCGCGCAATGACTCGTACCGGCTGGTGGCCCCGGAGGGCATCGGCTTCTACGGGGCGCTGAGCGCGCTGGAGGAGCCCCGTCGCACCTTCTTCTTCGACCGCCTGTCCGAGTGGGCCGGATCCCCGGTGCACCTGCCTCAGGCCAGCGAGGCGAAGCGGGACGAGCGGTCCGCACAGAAGCTTCGTCGGCTGCACGGTCGCTGA
- a CDS encoding vWA domain-containing protein — MFLPFFYELRRRGLKVGAQEALALAGALKAGLHDSSLDGFYHVARALLVHSETQLDVFDQAFLAHFQGVETAGLELTQELMSWLEEARERPQLTPEEQMLLEALDPEEIRRLLEQRLKEQTERHDGGNRWIGTGGTSPFGNNGLARGGMRVGGKGGNKQGMALLQAGARKYAGYRDDLVLDTRQMAVALRKLRAFARDGAPDELDVDETIAATARNAGELEVVTRPPRRPNTRVVLAMDVGGSMDPYAAVMSRLFSVASQATHFKELRTYYFHNCVYGKLYATPQLTGGMTVPELVATVGRHHKLVIVGDASMAPYELAIRTDAEGRYKADGQEGLTWLMQLAQHFERNVWLNPEPVGTWRSGSIAMIARVFPMFSLTVEGLGEAVAHLTRGRTVKGAVARR, encoded by the coding sequence ATGTTCCTCCCGTTCTTCTATGAGCTGCGCCGGCGGGGCCTGAAGGTGGGCGCACAAGAAGCGCTCGCCCTGGCGGGGGCGCTCAAGGCCGGGCTGCACGACAGCAGCCTGGACGGCTTCTACCATGTGGCCCGCGCGCTCCTGGTCCACTCGGAGACCCAGTTGGATGTCTTCGACCAGGCCTTCCTCGCCCACTTCCAGGGCGTGGAGACCGCGGGCCTGGAGCTGACGCAGGAGCTGATGTCCTGGCTGGAGGAGGCTCGCGAGCGCCCCCAGCTCACGCCCGAGGAGCAGATGCTCCTGGAGGCCCTGGACCCGGAGGAGATTCGCCGCCTCCTCGAGCAGCGCCTGAAGGAGCAGACGGAGCGCCACGACGGCGGCAACCGGTGGATTGGCACCGGCGGCACGTCGCCCTTCGGCAACAACGGCCTCGCCCGGGGCGGCATGCGCGTGGGAGGCAAGGGCGGCAACAAGCAGGGCATGGCCTTGCTGCAAGCGGGCGCGCGCAAGTACGCGGGCTACCGCGATGACCTGGTGCTGGACACCCGGCAGATGGCCGTGGCCCTTCGCAAGCTGCGCGCCTTCGCTCGCGACGGCGCGCCCGATGAGCTGGACGTCGACGAGACCATCGCCGCCACCGCGCGCAACGCGGGGGAGCTGGAGGTGGTGACGCGCCCACCGCGCAGGCCCAACACCCGCGTGGTGCTGGCCATGGACGTGGGCGGCTCCATGGACCCGTACGCCGCGGTGATGAGCCGGCTGTTCTCCGTCGCGAGCCAGGCCACGCACTTCAAGGAATTGCGGACGTATTACTTTCACAACTGCGTCTACGGAAAGCTGTACGCCACGCCTCAGCTCACCGGCGGAATGACGGTGCCGGAGCTCGTAGCCACCGTGGGACGGCACCACAAGCTGGTCATCGTGGGCGATGCGTCCATGGCGCCGTATGAGCTGGCCATCCGCACCGACGCAGAGGGGCGATACAAGGCCGACGGGCAAGAGGGCCTGACGTGGCTCATGCAACTGGCCCAACACTTCGAACGCAATGTGTGGCTCAACCCGGAGCCAGTGGGCACATGGCGCTCGGGCAGCATCGCCATGATTGCCCGCGTCTTCCCCATGTTCTCCCTCACCGTGGAGGGCCTGGGTGAGGCCGTCGCCCACCTCACCCGCGGACGCACCGTGAAGGGCGCCGTGGCTCGGCGCTGA
- the truB gene encoding tRNA pseudouridine(55) synthase TruB produces MDPGSGRARVAPVPLQPGLYRVHKPVGPSSFSVVQSFLEETRAAPGKRVPVCHGGTLDPFAEGLLLVLVGQATRLFELLHAVPKTYEADVVWGTEMDTGDLHGKPVFQGDTSRLTPESLDAALQSFLGWREQIPPATSAKKVGGEPAYRKVHRGETVELPPSRVYLHSARWLSHALPGTSRLTMTCRGGYYVRALARDLGQQLGCGAHLSSLRRTEIGPWKDPEPGTRVGAFGRELLPWARVRPLTDQEVGELRRERSVALGGTLPPDWRLPPGFPDPQAPVRGFHQGRLTFLLSERDGALWSDTELRGGL; encoded by the coding sequence ATGGACCCGGGGAGCGGGCGCGCTAGGGTGGCGCCCGTGCCCCTTCAACCCGGCCTCTACCGCGTGCACAAGCCCGTGGGCCCCTCGAGCTTCTCGGTGGTGCAGTCCTTCCTCGAGGAGACGCGCGCGGCCCCGGGCAAGCGCGTGCCGGTGTGTCACGGCGGGACGTTGGACCCGTTCGCGGAAGGGCTGCTGCTGGTGCTCGTGGGCCAGGCCACGCGGCTGTTCGAGCTGCTGCACGCCGTGCCCAAGACCTACGAGGCGGACGTCGTCTGGGGCACGGAGATGGACACGGGAGACCTGCACGGCAAGCCCGTGTTCCAAGGGGACACGTCGCGCCTGACGCCCGAATCCCTCGATGCGGCGCTCCAGTCCTTCCTCGGCTGGCGCGAGCAAATCCCTCCCGCCACGAGCGCGAAGAAGGTGGGAGGAGAGCCGGCCTATCGCAAGGTGCACCGAGGCGAGACGGTGGAGCTGCCTCCCTCGCGCGTCTACCTGCACTCCGCGCGGTGGCTGTCCCATGCGCTGCCGGGCACGAGCCGCCTGACGATGACGTGCAGAGGCGGCTACTACGTCCGCGCGCTCGCCAGGGATTTGGGCCAGCAGCTGGGCTGCGGCGCGCACCTGTCCTCGCTGCGCCGCACGGAGATTGGCCCATGGAAGGACCCGGAGCCCGGGACCCGCGTGGGCGCCTTCGGGCGTGAGCTGTTGCCCTGGGCGCGAGTCCGTCCGCTCACGGACCAGGAGGTGGGCGAGCTGCGTCGGGAGAGGTCCGTTGCCTTGGGCGGCACGTTGCCTCCGGACTGGCGCCTGCCGCCGGGCTTCCCGGACCCCCAGGCCCCCGTGCGTGGCTTCCATCAAGGCCGCCTCACGTTCCTGCTGAGCGAGCGTGACGGCGCGCTGTGGAGCGACACGGAGCTGCGCGGCGGCCTGTAA
- a CDS encoding AAA family ATPase, with the protein MTQASPPVRFKGTDSYLTHEGLQAAVNCALTLQRPLLVKGEPGTGKTLLAEAITQALGLKLLTWHVKSTTRAQDGLYVYDTVQRLYDSRFGDGDVRDIRRYIRMGPLGEAFAASERVVLLIDEVDKADLEFPNDLLHELDRMRFRITETNDEVVAKHRPIVVITSNNEKELPDAFLRRCVFHFIDFPDADLMRRIVDVHHPGLDATLAEQALKVFYELRGFTRLRKRPSTSELIDWIAVLKAQGIQEVKLDENLPFLGALLKKEQDLVAVAEAFGRGRRSRA; encoded by the coding sequence ATGACTCAGGCCTCCCCTCCCGTCCGCTTCAAAGGCACCGACTCCTACCTGACCCACGAGGGCCTCCAGGCCGCCGTCAACTGCGCCCTCACCCTCCAGCGCCCCCTCCTGGTGAAGGGCGAGCCGGGCACGGGCAAGACGCTGCTGGCCGAGGCCATCACCCAGGCCCTGGGCCTCAAGCTGCTCACCTGGCACGTCAAGAGCACCACCCGCGCGCAGGACGGCCTCTATGTCTACGACACCGTCCAGCGCCTGTATGACTCGCGCTTCGGCGACGGCGACGTGCGAGACATCCGCCGCTACATCCGCATGGGCCCCCTGGGCGAGGCCTTCGCCGCCTCCGAGCGCGTCGTGCTGCTCATCGACGAGGTCGACAAGGCCGACCTCGAGTTCCCCAACGACCTGCTCCACGAGCTGGACCGGATGCGCTTCCGCATCACCGAGACGAACGACGAGGTGGTCGCGAAACACCGCCCCATCGTCGTGATTACGTCCAACAACGAGAAGGAGCTGCCGGACGCGTTCCTGCGCCGCTGCGTCTTCCACTTCATCGACTTCCCCGACGCGGACCTCATGCGCCGCATCGTCGACGTGCACCACCCGGGGCTCGACGCCACCCTCGCGGAGCAGGCCCTCAAGGTGTTCTACGAGCTGCGCGGCTTCACCCGCCTGCGCAAGCGGCCCTCGACGAGCGAGCTCATCGACTGGATTGCCGTGCTCAAGGCCCAGGGCATCCAGGAGGTGAAGCTGGATGAGAACCTCCCGTTCCTCGGCGCCCTGCTGAAGAAGGAGCAGGACCTGGTCGCCGTGGCGGAGGCCTTCGGACGCGGCCGTCGCTCCCGGGCATAA